A window of Natator depressus isolate rNatDep1 chromosome 3, rNatDep2.hap1, whole genome shotgun sequence genomic DNA:
TCTTTCCTCCCTGCGTTGCTTGAAGCTGCCATCTCCTCTGTGAAACATGTTTGATGCATTTCCTGGCAGGACACGTGTCCTCATCACACAAACTATCAGCACAAGTGGGACTAACTGGCCCCCAGTCTCAAGCACAGAGGACTGAATGGGCTATGAAGAATGAACTCCCCcctcactagggtgaccagacaacaagtgtgaaaaactgggacacttttttttgggagggggggtggcGGGAGGGTATAGCTGCCTCTATAACACAAATCTCCTAATATCAGGATATCTAGTCTCCCTAGCCCGCACCTCCAGGGCAGGGAAGAGGCCCAGCAGAAGGGACAGTGTGGAGgaacctgccctgccctgccagtgcccaggaTGTCCCTGGTCTAGattcagtctccagggccatcAGACCAGCACCTTCAGCAGCAGCAAACTCACACAAAGCCTGTCAAGCTAGTAGTTCAGAGCCTCTCACGCCTTGCCGCTCACCGAGGGGGTTGTAGTCCAGGTTCAACACTCGCACCTGGGAGCTGTGAGCTACTGCAATGGCCAGCCGGCCCCAACCTTTGGCCGTGACACCCGGGTTTGCGCTCAGTGTTAACTCCTTAAGGCCTGGAGAAAAGAGAGAAGCCAATGAACACCCTAAGGCTCCAGACAAGTCACCAAACCTTCCAGAGGAGAACCCGCTCAGCCAATCACAGAGCTAGGAAGTGGCATGGCTCAGAGTTTCACAATTCCCTGCATCCTGATTGGTGGAGAAGGTATGGTTTATAGAACGACTAAGGTTAATTATCTGATTAGCGCTACTACCTGCAGTGCTGCCCCTTCATTTGTTCACAAAAAGCAGTCTCAGcgtgggagggggaaatgggtaAGGGTGGCAAGGAAGGGCAGGACAGGCAGGTACAGATGCTTGAGTTTCAGGAGGGGCGGCTGCTGTGTCTATTGTGAGCATATACCTGGGGAGGCCTGAGGTCAATAGCTGGTTAGGGTGCTGGGGTGAGAGCCCAGGCCTCAGACTTTAGCCCCTGTAAAAAGGAACTTATTCAGCCAGCAGACAGTTATTCCCTTCCCCATAAAACAGCCACAAGGGACCATTCAGTGTTAATTCCAAGAGGAGTCAATGGGGCGAATTTACTGTAAACCCCAGTTccggggcaggatgggggagggggcgaaCGTAATGTGCGTTGATCTGCATTCATTGTAAATGAACCAATCACAGCTCAGGCTTCACAAGTGCAAAATATTAACACCAAATCAGAAATCCAAGCCTTGTGCCTCCCTCCCACTAAATTCAAACTCTCCCATCATGAGGCAGCAAACTGGTCACCATTCCCCACTAGCATCGTGCCGATGGAACAGTCCACTGTACCAGGAGCCATGCTCCATTGGATAGGGCTCCCTCCCCTTAGAAGTATGCAAGGAGGAAGCAGAGTCCTCACCCAGTGCAATGGCTCCTGTACTAAGGGACGCTTTCACTGCACTTACGCTGGGAGGAGAAGCTTCGTGCCATGTCTCAGCAGAGGGAGAAACTTTACGTGCTGCTCCCCGAACAAGACACAAGCAGAGGAAGTTTAGCTCTAAGCAGAGGGGCCTGAGCCATATATGAGTTTCACTGGCCACTGCATACCCCACAGACCCTTTTGCTTACCTGACTTGGCTCCATCGGGAGGCAGGAGCCCACAGATCAAGTTGATGCCCTCGTCACCCAGCATGCAGTCTCCCAAGTCCAAAGCCACcagagagggatggatggagagcGCTGGATTGAGGAGAGCTAGGCCGGCGTCTGTCAGGGGGCTCCCATGGAGGCTATGTGGGTAAAGGGTAGGAATTATTAATGTGCCTTCCTCAGGGCACTGGGGACTGCCTCAGACAATGGGAACCAAGAAACAGAGGGAACAGGAGGAAGATGCCACTGCCTGGTGGGGGCAAGGCTCCAAAATGCCTAGGGATGCTGTGTCCCTGAATGAGGGAGCTTAGAACAGACTGGGCAAAAAGGGCTCTGGTGACAAGTGACAGAGGTACAGAGACAGTCCTCTCAGCATAGGACGGGAAGCACGCCTGGGGACTTCAGGGGTGCAGACAATTCCCTCCCAGCATGGGACAGACAGGGGTCTAGGGAATCAGGGATGCAGAGACATCCCCCTTCCAAAATAGGAAAGAGATCAAATATGCCAGGAGATGGGAGAGGTGCAGTGGTGGCCTcctcccagcatggggcaggggaaCTTGATGCTTAAAATCAGGTACATTTTTTCTCAGATAAGAATTAATTTACAGGACTGAAGAGCAACACAGCGCCACAGAGAGGTGAGGCAACCCTGTcagaacagtggggggagggtgcGGAGCACATCTCCTGACATGGGTGCTCACTGAGGGCAGGGATACTGGACTTCTGGAAGGCCACTCTTGGGGGTGGCACATCTCCACATCCACATCCAGTAAGGTCTCCCCTACTTACAACAGAGACTGGACAGAGCGGTTTGTCTTCAGGGCTTCCGCCAGTTGCTTGACCCGGTTGATGTTGGACACAATCCCCAGGTTGAGGTTGAGCTGAGCCAAGGAGTGAGATTCCGCTACCCCTCGGCAAATGCGCCCGAAATCCCGGTCAGAAAGCTGGCAGCCCCGGAGTGACAGCAGTCGCACCGAGTTCTCCCGCAGGCTCTCGCAAATGTCCCGGATCTCAGCACTTGATAAAGTCTCCCCAGAGATCTGGATAGACCCTGGCAACATCTTTCACCAGTTTTGGCCGTgagcaaacacacacagacacctgcaGAAACTGCTGTGCAATCTGGATCTGTGCAGGTAAATAATGTGCTATCTGAATTGGTGCAAGTGAATAGTGTGCAATCCAGATCAGTGCAGGTGCAATGAATGCTGGGATCTGCTGTGCAAATCTAATTAGTGTAAAGGTTTTTGTGGAGTCTGGATTAGCCCAAGGCTACCGAGCAATCCGGATTGGTGCAGGTAAGTAATGTGCAATATGGACCTGTGCAAAGGCTGCTGTGCAATCCCAATTCCTGCAAGTAACTAACGTCCAAACTGGAGCTTTGTCGGTGCTGATGTTGTGCAATCGGGTCAGTGCAGCGCTGCTGTGCAACCTCGCGCGGCGCAAGGAAACTAAGTGCAATCCAAATAGAAGCAGGTAGATAATCTCCAGTTCTCGTAGCGGCTTCAAAATTCGACGCAATTACGAGTCAATTAGAGAGTCAATCAAGGCTGCAGTCCGGCTGGAGCACGATTCCCGGGACGGGAAAGAGGTGTGCAATCCGCAACGGAACCGGGTACCGTGCAATCCGGATCACCGAAAAGGAGGGTCTATATCCAGATCGGATCCGGATCACCGCGTGGGTCACACCGGATTCGGAGGGATCTGAGCCCGACCGCTAACGATATGGGGAGACAGAGCCGAAGCAGCCGCGGGGCCCCTGAGACCGGGAGGGAACGGGCTGCGCTGTCATCAGGCTTCAGAGCAGCATCAGGGGCCGGGACCTCCCCGGGCACAGATCATCCCTACCCCGGtgcccagctcccttcccccggCAGGTGGCAGCCAGCCCGGGATCTCTGCGCTACGGCTCTTTCCGCCCGCTGCACCTGCTCTGCTGGAGACGGGGACTCTGCTGCTGTGGCACCGGGATTCCCGGGGCGGAGCTGGCCGGGCCCCCGGCTGGGcccggctccctctgcaccttGCTCCGGATCGCCGTGTGGCCGACCCGGAGCGGCGCCTCCCTCGCAGCCCCGGCTCCTCCTACCGGCTCGGCAGCAGCTGAAGCCGCCCGGGCCTggtgccccccgggacccctggtCCAGCGCCGCTGCGGGGATTCGTGCTGCCTCCCTCCCGGGATCCGGCTTTGTTTGGGGCCGGCCCGGCGGGGGCTGGCTGGTTCCTATTGCCACTGTCCAGCAGCCTCCGCCTCCTGCCCTGCCTGGCTCCGCGGCGACCACCTCCGCCCGCTGCTTCCGCTAGCACAGGGCAGCAGGTACCTGGTCCCGTGCAAAAGGCCTGGGACCGCCCATCCCCCACCCTTTCCTTAGGCCGCCTTGCTGCACCCTCAATTTTGGGATTTGGCCTCTCCCCCACAAATGTAGTTAGGGCAGGAGGCCCTGCACCTTACACACCTAGGTCCgtgaagccctcaccccccccgggGGCGGGATCCACCCCTTACAATGAGAGGGGGAGAAATTTACACCCCATGGTCAGGAGCTTCCAATTCCCACTCCCCTGTTCAGGCCACTGGGCTCTCCAGGCTGGATACCTGGGTTGCAGATGGGGCTTAGGGAAAGGCAAACTGAACCCTGTTGGGGTGTGTGATTGAACTACAAATGGAGAAGGAGAGACAGGCAAGAGAGGGAGGGGACTTGCCTAGAGGCCAAGGCCTGGAGCAGCCCTAGTGGCATGAAAGCAGATCTTGGGAAGGCAAAGAGGAGGGCAGTGGTCCAGGTAATAGAGCCACAGAAGAGGGAGTCGCACAGTTTCAAAGGCTGAGGAGATATTTTATGGTATCATGGGACTAACAGAGTCTTGTCTGAAGCACCCAGGCAAAGGGTCAGGAAATTAATAAGTTCCATGGACATCTGAGAGGGCCAGGCATGTGTAAAAAGGACCCTACTTCCAGGCCAGAGATGGGTGGGGAAGATATTGTGGTGTTACCCATCCAGTGAGACAACTCCACATGCCAACCCCGGGAGGGTCAAGCTGTTGGTCTAAAAATGGGgagaaaaggattttaaatgGTGCTTTCAGGGCTGCTGCTATCAGAGACATCTTCTGAAGTAGGGCTGGTATGTGAGTGGAGTTGGTGGTAGGCTGGGGGCGAGCAAGGTGATGTTGGGAACAAAGATGCTGTATTATTTACCATTAGTAATGTTGTGGCACGGCACGTGTATAAGTAAAATGCCTGGTATGACATCAGTGAGAGTGCTTGATATAAAACTCTCCACAGCAAGGGTTAAAACAGAGGGCCTCCCCAAGGGACGCCATGAGGGCTGGCTGCAGCAACAGCTTCCAAATGGTGGTTTGGGGGTCCTGTTGACTAGGCACTTTCTCTTCTTTGCTTGGGGAGTTGCAGAGGAGCTGGTTGCAGAGGCCATTGGCTTTAGTCAAATCTCTCTGCACTGGTGGAACTAAAGCATGGCTTGAAAGGGAAGAGTGGAAGGCACATTCGCTTCTGCACAGCAACACATATAAGGAAGTCAcatggtttcatagaatcatagaagattaggattggaagagacctcacaaggtcctctagtccaaccccctgctcaaagcaggaccaaccccaactaaatcatcccagccagggctttgtcaagctgtgccttaaaaacctctaaggatggaagttccaccgcctccctaggtagcccattccagtgcttcatcaccctcctagtgaaatagtttttcctaatatccaacctagaccttccccactgctacttgagactattgctccttgttctgtcatctgccaccactgagaacagcctaactccatcctctttggaaccccctttcagatagatgaaggctgctatcaaatcccccctcactcttctcttttgcagactaaataagtccagttccctcagcctcttcttttaagtcatgttccccagccccctaatcattttcgttacccttcgttggattctctccaatttgtccacatcctttctgtagtgggggccccaaaactggttgcaatactccagatgtggcctcaccagtgtccaacagaggggaataatggtttccctcgatctgctgccaaTGCTCGTACTAATGCAGCAATAggccgttagctttcttggcaacaagggcacactgttgactcatatccagcttcttgtcctctgtaatccccaggtccttttctgcagaactgctgcttagccagtcggtccccagcctgtggcagtgcatgggagtcttctgtcctaagtgcaggactctgcacttgtccttgttgaacctcatcagatttcttttggcccaatcctccaatttgtctaggttactctggaccctatccctaccctccagcatatctacctcttcccccagtttagtgtcatctgcgaatttgctgagggtgcaatccatcctatcatccagatcattaatgaagatgttgaacaaaactggccccgggaccgacccctggggcactccgcttgataccggctgccaactagacattgagccgttgatcactacccactgagatCGACAATCTCAAAGGCTAACGGGATAATCTAGGGTATCATGGGACTAACAGAGCCTtggctgaggcagggaaatgaCGGGGGATTGTAGATCCCAGGAGAGTTACTCTGAAAGAAGAGGAGAGGCAGGGGGTGAGGAAGGATTCTGGATAACAGCTGGAAACATGGTAGGAATAAAGGGAGTCAGGCAgtttgcctcccctcccccccaaccctgtGCCTTTCTTCATTCAGTGGAGAGAGTGAATTAAAGCTGATCAGGGAATGATCTGTCAGAGCAGAGAGGCCAGAGACCTGGGGATTTCTTTGATAAACACTGGTGGTGTGTGCTCAGTGACATGGTTCCTGCCCCCAGGGCTCATcatctgagggcatggctacacttgcagatgtagagtgctttgagttaaaccagcctttggagagcgcagtagggaaagcgctgcagtctgtccacactgacagcttccaactcactggcgtggccacatttgcagcacttgcagcagcattgggagcagtatattatgggcagctatctcagcatgcaagtgactgaaACAtgtttttcaaatgggggtggggtagggtggagtgtgacagggagtgtgttgtgtgtatgtggggggagagagcatgtcagcatgctgtcttgtaagttcagacagcagcagaccctccctcccccccgcctctctcacacaccccatTCCACAGTAATTGTTGCTTTGTCtgggagcagataagcagccagctgtcagaaacggagctttcaaacggcatatccacattcctacagcgaattcaaaacaatgaccagagtggccacttgactttaggggattatgggacgtttctggaggctgatcagagcacagtaatgcaacgcctcgttcacactggcactgcggcactccagcgggggcgcagcaaacattattccactcgccaaggtggagtCCCAGCAGCGCTGGAGCcacagagtcagagcgctctacgtgccttgccagtgtggatgggtagtgagctagtgcgcccggggctcctttattgcgctgtatctctcaagtgtagccaagccctgagttaGACGGGCCAGGCTCTGCTCACATCCCTTGCTCAGTGCATggaggcagagggggagagaagggggttgggaaaCATCCCAGCTTTGCTTACCTCAGCAACACTCACTGTGCAGGACTTTTCTGGCCCACTCCCATTAAATGAATGAACTTAAGTGTGAGCAACGCAGGTGAAGGGAGCCTGGCCCCCTTCCATTCACAATGCTCCCCAGAGTGCAAATGAGCGGGAGCTGGGAAAGCACCATGCTGAGGTCCCTGAAAGAATTCTGTAGCTGGTGGGAAATAGGAAGCAGAGAGACTATGGCTAGATTTCAGCTCAGTATAAACTGCAGTATAAAGAAGCTAGTGGAGTGATGTGAAGATTAGATTAAACTGCATATGTAGGCAGCTTTCTGCAAAGAGCTAATCCACTAAGGAAAAGGATTGGGTGCTGTATATAGAAACCCCCAAGCAAAATCCCATCTCGTGAGTAATTAAGGAAGCAAAACCAGGCTCCTGAGCATCAGGCACAGGAGAGAGGCGATGCCAAGTGAGGGAGAAACTGGATCCTGGCGAGCATGTTAAGTAGCCTTTCAACTTCTCTCTTTGGAAGGGAGAAGGGGTCACTTGAGCCAGGGTTTGCATGTCACGAGGCCGCACGAGGCAGCATATAGAAACCAAAGGGGAGCGGCAGAACAAGGCAGGTAAGGGTCTGGGCTCAGGTGACAAGTCCAAGGCCTGGGTTGCAACACCTGATTTTCTCTGAAGGTGTCAACGCCCTGTCTGAATAACCCTTAGCTCCCTTCTAGCACTTTCCAGCCACCAGGTTCTAGAGGCGAGTGAATACCGGTCTCCCCATTTCACAGCAGGTGGGATGGAGATGGAGGGGGTTGATGGGGGACTAGGTTTTCAAAAGGCTCAAAAACCGAAGCAAGAAGATTCTGAAGTCAAGTGGGTGTGGAGAAGTAACTGCATGGGCCCCGGAGCAGGAGAGGGGCCATTGTGGTGCCAACCCTGGCTCCCGGCATCCAAGTGTCCAGTGCTGGTACAGGTGATGTTTTGCAAACAGGGAGTTGCAGAATCTCTTGTGTGCTCAGATTAGGTGTCTGAGTGGGAATAAGGCCCTTTGCTGTGGGGTTTGTGAGTAAAATGGCTGTGTGTCAGAGCAGCCTAGACAGACACACAGTAGCTCCAGCGGGAAGGATTGTCGGATAGCGCAGCCAGGTCTCTTTTCAGTGCCTCTGGCCAATGCAGGTTGAAAGGGAGAAGATGTTGCATTCTCCCTCATGATTACCTCCAGGCACCAATTACCCATGTTCCACTAAAAGGGCTATTATTAGAGAGTGGCTCTGGGAAGAGAGCCCCTGGGACATGTCCAACTTCCATTAACTGTAGCAGCCCTGCAGCATCACTTGGCATGAGTGCTAAGTCACTTCTAAGGTCCTGGAGCTGGGATAGTGAGGAACACTTTGAGAGGACAGAGGCTGTTAGTTCCAAACATGATTCCTCTGGGTGTCTGGGGCATGGGCTGTGAAAACAGCCAGTGCATGGGGCAAGAAGGCCTGGTGGCTAATCAGTTCCTAATCCTGACCCCAGACCAGATTTAGTGAGATATAGGGAAGGGGCTTATGCAGTAAAACTTATGCTGCAGACTGTATGTATTGTTCTTTCTTATGCAAAAGCACTGGCTGACCTCCATATGGTTCAGCGGAATATAAAACCCTACAGGACAGAAAATACCACTGTACACTCACACTCGTGCTCATAGAATACAAACTGGGACTGGAAAAAGGAATGAAACAAGCTGCACTGCCCCTTTTAGCAGCATGGAGTCAAGGGGTGTCAGACCTTATGCCAGGCTGTAGTCCCAGACTCAGGTGTGGCACTCCCCAGAGAGCCCTGCACACTGACATTTGCTGGGCTTTCAGTGAGCATGAGGGACCCAGGCATTGGGCCTAAGCTGGAGGAACCATCACTAGATGTGGAAGCAGAGAGAcagttctttatctctgtgttggGAGCCCTGAAGACCCAGTTTTGATGGAGCCTGGCCTAGCAAAAAATGCAGTGTCCGTGGGCCAGCTGCCAAAGGGGAATGAGTTTTGGGccctgctgagctgggctggaaTCATCCCAGTGGCCTAGAGCCTAATGGCCTAGAGCTgagtctctctccttccccatctccaaATCAGTCCTGTTACATGTACTCCATTTGGTGTTGGAAGAACCAGCATTCAGGGAAGAACAGGAATAGACTCATTTTAGATTATGAGAGCAGAAGGGACTAGTTGGAACGTAGGCCCTACACCCAAGACATTAGAAAAGAGGACAGAGGACCAAAGTAAGCAACTCAGAGTACCTGACTCTAGACACTGCCCCCAAAGTGATCCTGATTGGGTCAATCTGGATGATGATAAGCCCAAATAAGCTGCCCTGAGAAGGGAAGCCAGATAGGCAATTCTGGGGAGGAACTTACATTGCAGGGTATGTGCGTTGTGGGAATGTACCTGTATCCCTGGGTAGGAGCCTGTGATGAATTGGGGAACCTATGTACAATTTAGGAATTCTGGTTGACATTATGAAGTTGTTACTATGAAAACTGCTAGATCATGAATGCCCCTCTGTCTGTGCATGCATGGATTCCATCTCTGTTGGTAAAGGCTGTCTCATGTCTTCCTAAGACTGGGCACAAAAGAAAGCTGACCTTAATGACTGTACTCGGATCACACAATAATTTTGCTAAGGAGGATGTCTGAGGGTTGGGAAATTAGTTTGAGCACATTGGTCTGCAGGGAGAGGGTTTGGAGAGTGGAAAGTTACCAAGTGGCACAAAGAGACAGGTGACtaagcagcagagctgagcaaaAATTGTTTGTCAAATAGTTTATTTGTCAAAAAGTGCGAGTTTGTTCATCATGAAATGTGAGTTCAGCAAATAGTttcaaccaaaaccaaaaaaatcaaaatgtttcagaaatatCAAAACCTTTAATTTTGACCCAACTCAAAGTTCTGCATTTCAACAAAGGCAAGGGAGGCTAGAGTCACAAAACGGCCtggtgggaggaaggaaaaagTCTCCCTTATAACCTCTAGTCCAGTCATTAGGGCCCTCTCCTGAGTTGGGGAAAATCCTGGTTCAGTTTTGCTCTCTGCCTGCTGTGGAGAAGGGGTTTGAACTGAGTTCTTCCACATCACAGGAGCAGTC
This region includes:
- the LRRC73 gene encoding leucine-rich repeat-containing protein 73 yields the protein MLPGSIQISGETLSSAEIRDICESLRENSVRLLSLRGCQLSDRDFGRICRGVAESHSLAQLNLNLGIVSNINRVKQLAEALKTNRSVQSLFLHGSPLTDAGLALLNPALSIHPSLVALDLGDCMLGDEGINLICGLLPPDGAKSGLKELTLSANPGVTAKGWGRLAIAVAHSSQVRVLNLDYNPLGDQVAGMLAVAVASSRTLEVLDLEGTGLTNHSAQTLLDMVENYPTALRTLILAENSISPELQQQISDLLSEGEEEEENEAHEVTAREKNPWICQSNPSSQMVLVTSGLGESLLAETEM